The following is a genomic window from Variovorax paradoxus.
AGTTGCCAGCCATGCGAATCGCGTAAAGTGCGTAGCTTCGCGGTGAAAAAGGAGCGGGCATGGCGGGCAAAAGGCAGCGGCCGAACGGGTGGGAATACGTCATCAAGCGGGCTGGCCTGCTCGACAAGCCGATCTATCTCACGTTCGCTGATGAAAAAGAGGGTGACGCCTTCGTCGCCAAGGTCGAGAAACTGCTCGATAAGGGCATCGTACCGACCGAACTGCAGGTTCCTTCCCGCATCGTCACCATCACCGACCTCGTGCGCGAGTACGAGCGTGACGCGCACCCGAAGCAGAAAGACCGTGATGCCCTCGGAACCATCATCAAGGCGAAGGGCGCAGTACGACTGACCAGCATCGATGCCGGGTGGGTCGATGACTGGATTTCTGAGATGAAGCGCATCGACAAACTGGCTCCCGCTACGATCCGTGCGAAGGTGGGCGCGCTGGCCCGCTGTACGGATTGGGGTATGCGGAAGGGCCATGTCCTTCTGCCGGATCACCCCCTACGCACCCTCCCAGACGGGTATGCGCAGTACACGAAGACAGATGAGGCAATCGCCGGCAAGTCGCGTGTCGACGTGGAGCGAGATCGGCGGCTTGAGCCTGGCGAATTTGAAAAGGTCTCGGCGGTGATCGTGGCCGGCGTGCTGCCACGCAAGCAACGTCCCCTTGCGCTCGATGACCCGAAGGCCTTGTGGTGCATGTTCGTGCTTGCCGTCGAGTCGGCCATGCGGATGCGCGAGATGTACACGCTGACGCTGGATCAGGTTGACCTTGCGAAGCGAACCGCTTTTCTCGACAAGACGAAGAACGGCGATAAGCGGCAAGTTCCTTTGTCGAGTGTCGCCATGGCGACGCTGACGGCGTACCTCG
Proteins encoded in this region:
- a CDS encoding site-specific integrase; this translates as MAGKRQRPNGWEYVIKRAGLLDKPIYLTFADEKEGDAFVAKVEKLLDKGIVPTELQVPSRIVTITDLVREYERDAHPKQKDRDALGTIIKAKGAVRLTSIDAGWVDDWISEMKRIDKLAPATIRAKVGALARCTDWGMRKGHVLLPDHPLRTLPDGYAQYTKTDEAIAGKSRVDVERDRRLEPGEFEKVSAVIVAGVLPRKQRPLALDDPKALWCMFVLAVESAMRMREMYTLTLDQVDLAKRTAFLDKTKNGDKRQVPLSSVAMATLTAYLELRVAAGAKGRDVLFPWWDGDINPKKLHKTTDYLSKLYVGIFEAAGCANLTFHDLRHEATSRLFEKTTLSETQIMKITGHKSHRMMMRYANLRGSDLAARLW